One Brassica napus cultivar Da-Ae chromosome C4, Da-Ae, whole genome shotgun sequence genomic region harbors:
- the LOC106392568 gene encoding F-box/kelch-repeat protein At3g18720-like, whose product MCITGMWNMNIPSDLLLDILSRLSLKANIQASAVCKTWCGAVVSVRKLQLPHPWVFYPLRAAEEGNYLLFDPSRSQTYKLNFPELKNYGFSYSRDGWLLVVTKAPSRLIFLFNPFTRDHIYLPKLLLPTTAGDCCLAFLAAPTSSANCLVISFNYTISPSDIIVIDTWRPGETVWTTHRFNSQLPGRRAWNNCDFSNGMFYCFSTCGYLGVFDPSPNRETWKILPVKPCLAFRQVDLTRRMMITEHEGDIFVVAATGYKKSSVFKLNRKGKRTWEEKRELGGLTIFASRIASLTRASSLSSKERNKLYQLEVGARQVFAFLRILDTWFALNE is encoded by the exons ATGTGTATTACAGGAATGTGGAATATGAATATTCCCTCAGATCTCCTGCTAGATATACTGTCCCGCCTCAGTTTAAAAGCCAACATACAAGCTTCCGCTGTCTGCAAGACATGGTGTGGAGCAGTTGTTTCTGTCAGGAAGTTACAGCTTCCTCATCCTTGGGTTTTTTATCCACTAAGAGCAGCAGAAGAGGGAAACTACCTTCTTTTTGATCCATCACGGTCTCAAACATATAAGCTAAACTTCCCAGAGTTAAAGAACTATGGATTCTCTTATTCTAGGGATGGTTGGTTACTTGTGGTAACAAAGGCCCCTTCGCGTTTGATATTCTTATTTAACCCATTTACCCGGGATCACATTTACTTACCCAAGTTGTTGTTACCTACTACAGCAGGAGACTGTTGCTTAGCCTTCTTAGCCGCTCCTACATCATCAGCTAACTGTTTGGTAATATCGTTTAATTACACTATTAGCCCCTCAGATATAATTGTGATCGATACTTGGCGGCCTGGTGAAACCGTATGGACCACACATCGATTCAACAGCCAGTTACCTGGTCGACGTGCATGGAACAACTGTGACTTCTCGAATGGTATGTTCTATTGTTTCAGCACCTGCGGCTACCTCGGGGTTTTCGACCCGTCGCCGAACAGAGAAACCTGGAAAATTCTACCGGTGAAACCATGTCTCGCCTTTCGTCAGGTGGATCTCACTAGGAGAATGATGATTACGGAGCATGAAGGAGACATCTTTGTCGT GGCCGCTACTGGCTATAAGAAGTCGTCGGTGTTTAAACTAAACCGTAAAGGCAAGAGGACGtgggaagagaagagagagcttGGTGGCTTGACGATATTCGCAAGTCGCATTGCCTCTCTTACGAGAGCTAGTAGTCTCTCCTCCAAGGAGAGGAACAAACTATACCAGTTGGAGGTGGGCGCAAGGCAGGTATTTGCTTTTTTACGTATACTTGATACTTGGTTTGCTTTGAATGAGTAA
- the LOC106450775 gene encoding probable dolichyl pyrophosphate Glc1Man9GlcNAc2 alpha-1,3-glucosyltransferase, translated as MDGDRRHLLLWFFAAATAVKLLLIPSYRSTDFEVHRNWLAITHSLPLSEWYFDETSQWTLDYPPFFAYFERFLSLFARLVDPKIVDLRLGLDYSADSVVYFQRITVIFSDLSLLFGVYRLTRKVEPLRRNLICVLVVWSPGLLMVDHVHFQYNGFLLGWLLLSVSFLQDGRDLIGGFLFAVVLCFKHLFAVAAPVYFVYLLRHYCWAGLATGLRRLVALGSVVVAVFAAAFGPFIYNGQIQQVISRMFPFGRGLCHAYWAPNFWVFYIILDKGLAFTLRKLGFDVQVPSASFTGGLVGDSSPFAVLPQITPLTTFVMVLLAITPCLIKAWKKPQPGLVARWIAYAYTCGFLFGWHVHEKASLHFTIPLAIVAVQSLEDAKHYFLVSIVSCYSLFPLSYEPREYPIKVLLLLLHSMVMWLGFSAQYTDEKGLKEKKEGGESKSKFEIGCVEKSYLMGLVLVEVVSQFLHPYFLGDRYAFMPLMLISTYCAVGIMYSWIWQLRKILT; from the exons ATGGACGGTGACCGGCGACACCTCCTCCTCTGGTTCTTCGCCGCAGCAACCGCCGTGAAGCTCCTCCTAATCCCGTCGTACAGAAGTACCGACTTCGAGGTCCACCGCAACTGGCTCGCGATCACgcactctctccctctctccgaATGGTACTTCGACGAGACCAGCCAATGGACGCTCGACTACCCTCCTTTCTTCGCCTACTTCGAGCGCTTCCTCTCGCTCTTCGCTCGTCTCGTCGATCCCAAGATCGTGGATCTTCGCTTAGGTCTCGATTACAGCGCAGACTCCGTCGTCTACTTCCAGCGCATCACCGTTATCTTCTCcgatctctctcttctcttcggTGTTTACAGATTGACTCGAAAGGTTGAGCCTTTGAGGCGGAACCTGATCTGTGTTTTGGTGGTTTGGTCTCCGGGGCTGTTGATGGTTGATCACGTTCATTTTCAGTACAATGGGTTTTTGCTTGGTTGGCTGTTGCTGTCGGTTTCGTTTCTGCAAGATGGGAGAGATCTGATTGGTGGGTTTCTCTTCGCTGTTGTGTTGTGTTTCAAGCATTTGTTCGCTGTTGCTGCTCCGGTTTACTTCGTTTATCTACTGAGGCATTATTGCTGGGCCGGTTTAGCTACCGGTTTGCGAAGGCTTGTGGCTCTTGGTTCGGTTGTTGTGGCGGTTTTCGCCGCAGCCTTTGGACCGTTTATATACAATGGACAG ATACAGCAAGTGATAAGTAGAATGTTTCCTTTTGGGAGAGGGTTGTGTCATGCTTACTGGGCTCCTAACTTTTGGGTTTTCTATATAATACTCGACAAAGGTCTTGCCTTTACGCTACGGAAGCTCGGGTTCGATGTTCAGGTTCCTTCGGCTTCTTTCACTGGCGGTTTAGTTGGGGACTCTTCACCTTTTGCAGTTCTCCCTCAGATCACGCCGTTGACAACGTTTGTGATGGTACTACTTGCTATTACTCCATGTCTGATCAAAGCTTGGAAGAAACCGCAACCCGGGCTTGTGGCTAGATGGATAGCTTATGCATACACATGCGGGTTTTTGTTTGGATGGCATGTACATGAGAAAGCGTCGCTTCACTTCACTATCCCACTAGCAATTGTTGCAGTGCAGAGTTTAGAAGATGCTAAACACTACTTCTTGGTTTCCATAG TTTCTTGCTACTCGCTCTTTCCACTCTCATATGAGCCCCGGGAATACCCAATCAAGGTTCTGTTGCTGTTACTCCACTCCATGGTAATGTGGCTAGGCTTTTCGGCTCAATACACAGACGAGAAAGGcttgaaggagaagaaggaagGTGGTGAAAGCAAGAGCAAGTTTGAGATTGGATGTGTTGAGAAGAGCTATCTGATGGGTTTGGTTCTAGTAGAGGTAGTGTCTCAGTTCTTGCATCCTTATTTTCTAGGTGATAGATATGCATTCATGCCTTTGATGTTGATCTCGACGTACTGTGCCGTTGGTATCATGTACTCTTGGATTTGGCAGCTTCGTAAGATCCTGACATGA
- the BNAC04G05070D gene encoding FCS-Like Zinc finger 3 codes for MASCYAEVFGSEEPHFLESCSLCRKHLGRNSDIFMYRGDKAFCSNECREEQIESDEAKEKSRKVSARSLRKKSSEAAKDCKTVRTGTLVVA; via the exons ATGGCTTCATGTTACGCTGAAGTTTTTGGTAGTGAAGAGCCACACTTTTTGGAGTCTTGCTCTCTTTGCCGTAAACACCTTGGTCGTAACTCAGACATCTTCATGTACAG AGGAGACAAAGCGTTTTGTAGCAACGAGTGTAGAGAAGAACAGATCGAATCTGATGAAGCGAAGGAGAAAAGCCGGAAagtttctgctagatctctccGTAAAAAATCTTCCGAAGCTGCTAAAGATTGCAAAACCGTTCGGACAGGAACTCTCGTGGTCGCTTAG
- the LOC106395832 gene encoding putative casein kinase II subunit beta-4 gives MYKGRSGITMGGGGSSSRSELLGGATDRKRINEALDKHLKKSLDKDSFPSTSTNKSHLHEVESEGLDVSGSEGDEEEETSWISWFCNLRGNEFFCEVDEDYVQDDFNLCGLSGLVPYYDYALDLILDVESSNGDIFTEEQNELVESAAEMLYGLIHVRYILTTKGMAAMLEKYKNCDFGRCPRVFCSGQSCLPVGQSDIPRSSTVKIYCPKCEDLYYPRSKYQGNIDGAYFGTTFPHLFLMAHGNVKPQKPSQSYVPKIFGFKVHKKQ, from the exons ATGTACAAGGGTCGTAGTGGAATCACAATGGGCGGTGGTGGCTCATCGTCGAGATCGGAGCTCCTCGGCGGAGCTACTGATCGGAAAAGAATCAACGAAGCTTTAGACAAACATCTTAAAAAGTCTTTAGACAAAGATTCATTCCCTTCAACCTCAACTAATAAATCTCACCTTCACGAAG TTGAATCTGAGGGATTAGATGTGAGTGGCTCAgaaggtgatgaagaagaagagacatcGTGGATCTCGTGGTTTTGTAATTTGAGAGGGAATGAGTTTTTCTGCGAAGTGGATGAAGATTATGTACAGGATGATTTCAATCTGTGTGGGTTGAGTGGTCTAGTTCCTTACTATGATTACGCGCTTGATCTCATCTTAGATGTTGAATCATCAAACG GTGATATTTTTACTGAAGAGCAGAATGAGTTGGTGGAATCAGCTGCTGAGATGTTGTATGGTCTTATTCATGTTCGTTACATTCTCACTACTAAAGGAATGGCTGCTATG TTGGAGAAGTACAAGAACTGTGATTTTGGGAGATGTCCGAGAGTGTTCTGCAGCGGGCAGTCTTGTCTTCCGGTGGGGCAATCTGATATACCGAGGTCGAGCACGGTGAAGATATACTGCCCTAAATGCGAGGATCTTTACTACCCGCGATCTAAATACCAAGGCA ACATTGATGGAGCTTACTTTGGGACTACATTCCCACATTTGTTTCTCATGGCCCATGGGAACGTGAAACCGCAGAAGCCGAGTCAAAGCTACGTTCCTAAGATATTTGGCTTTAAGGTACACAAGAAACAATGA